TGCGGGGATATTTAAACAAATCCGTAAACCTGGCCTTTGGATCAATCTCGTGCACTTCCACCTTAACGGCCGCATCGGCGCCAGCCTCAACCTTCTCGTTGAACCTCCTTTTCTCGCCGATAGCCCACAAAATGGCGTTTTCAGCCTCTTTGTAGCGCCCCCTGGAGACCAGCCAGCGGGGGGATTCCGGCACCCAGGCCCTGATCAGGAGCGTAAGAAGGGCGGGGATCAGGCCGATTAAGAATAAGCCGCGCCATCCCACAATCTGGGAGAGGAAGGCCGCCAGAACGCTACCCAGCATGGTTCCAATGGGAACGCAGGAGGTAATAATGCCGCTGATTCTGCCGCGGTGCCGGGAGGGAACGAACTCCTGAACCAGCGGCAGGTCGACGGAGTAGAGGCCGCCAAGGCCGAAGCCTACAAAAAACCGGAAAAAGGTGAGATAGATCCAGTTTCCTTCCGGTGTCCAGTACATAAAGCCGGTTGCTATGGAAAAACAAAGCACCGTTGCGATAAATATGGGACGCCGGCCAACCCGGTCGGCAACGGCCCCAAAGAATGCCGCTCCCAGCATTGCTCCAATGCCGGCCGACAGAAGAACGGCGGAGGTCTGGCCGTAGTTCAGCTTCCAGGGGACAATGATAAAGGCCAGAACGTAACCGATTAAGAAGAAATCAAAAAACTCAAGCAGGTCGCCTAAAATGGCGGCAGTGATAACCTTAATGTGGTTGGCCGTAAGCCGGGACTTTTCCAACTTATCGTACAGCACCATCAGTTGACTAGCCATTGCTTCGCCTCCTTTAACTGGTCGGGTTAAATCAAAAATACTGCTACCAGGCAACCCAGCCCCCGTCCACCAGAATCGAGCTTCCGGTAACCATATTGGCGGCATCCGATGCCAGGTAGATCACGGCGCCCACCACATCTTCAGGCTTTCCTATCTTTCCTAGCGGTATCCTCCTTATTACGTCGTTGTAGAAGTCTTTGTCCTCAAACATGGGCGCGGTTAAAGGAGTTTCCAGGAAGGTGGGGGCCACGCAGTTAACGTTAACGTTGTGGGGCGCCCATTCCACAGCGAGAACTTTGGTAAGCTGGGCCACCCCGCCCTTGCTTGAGCAGTAGGCGGCCCTTTTGTAGTAACCGACGTGGGCCATCTGCGACGAGATGTTTATGATCCTGCCGCCGCCGCCGGCAATCATCTTCTTGCCCGCCGCCTGGCAGCAGAAAAACGTGCCTTTCAAGTTTGTGTCCAGAACCCTGTCCCAGTCTTCCTCCGTAACATCGACGGCAAATTTGGCAATGTTAATCCCGGCACAGTTCACCAGTATATCAAGCCTGTTGTGCCAGCTATAAGCCTTTTCGACCAGTTCGTAGATTGCCTCGACCCTGGTAACGTCGGCCGGTATAGCTAAACATTCACCCCCTTTTTCGGCGATAATCTGTCTGGTTTCCTCTATTTCCTTCAGGGTGCGGCTGGCAACCGCAACGCGGGCGCCGCAGCCGGCCAGGGCGACGGCAATGGCCCTGCCGATGCCCCTGCCGCCGCCGGTTACCAGAGCAACCTTTCCCGACAAATCAGCAGTTATTCCGCTCATTTAAATCACCCGCTCTATTCCCAAATGGCAAACATCCGCACCGGGCTGCCCGTGGCCCCCACGAACTTGAGGGGGAACATGGCCACGTAGAAATTGTCGTGGCGCGGTATTTTGGTTATGTTGGCCACGTTTTCCGTATGAATGACCATTCTTTCGGCATGCACGGTGTGGTTGGGATAGGTTTTGTCGGCAGGAGTGTCCAGGCTGGATGCGTCCGTGCCGATGTTTACAATGCCCTGATCAAGGATCCACTCGGTGGCCTCCCTGTCCAGGCCGGGATACTGGGAAACGTAGGTAAGCGGATCGTTCCACTTTTTATCGATCCCGGTGTAATAAAGCAGGGTCATGCCCGGCTTAAGGGTTACCTTTGCCTTTTCCAGCGCCTCCTTTACGTCGGCAAGGGTTATATGGGTCAGGGGTTTGACGTGGGATACATCAATCCAGGCGGCAGGCGTGATCAGGTCCTTCAGGGAAATCTTATCCACGGTCAAATCCGGTCTGTACTTGTTAAAGTGATAAACCGCGTCAACATGGGTGGAAACGTGGTCGCAGGTAACGATGCCTTTCACGGCATACCCCTCAAAGGGCGTATCGCCCAGGCGCATTACGCACTCCTCGTGGGTCAGGTGCCAAAACAGGTTGGTCTTCATATGCCCGGGATAATGCGGCATTTCCGGGCTTACTTCGCGGCCGATATCCAGGAAGTGCAGCTTCTTGCCGAAAAACTCCACCACCGTGATGTCCTCGTGCTTGGCCGGTTCTTTTGCTTTGCTCATATCGATCATGCTTAACACCCCTTACATAATTCTTTAGCTTTTAAAAACGGCCGGCCTGCCCGGCAGCCCTTTCCGGGCGGCGCTTCAGGCCCTTTTCCCCCTCTGTTTGCGGCAACCGCTTTTCACAAGCCCGCCCCTTTTATTTTTTACAGGGTGCTGCTGTAGATGCGCTCAATGTCTTTTCTGGTCATGGCGCGCGGGTTGTTGGACAGAAGCCTGGTTTGTTTTTCTGCGCTCAGGGTTAAAAATTCAATGTCATCTTCGGAAACGCCGACATCCCTAAGCCTTGTGGGTATGCCCACATCTTCAACCAGTTCCCTGACCGCCTTGACGGCCAGCATGGCTGCCTCCCGGCAGGACTTGCCGGCTACCGGCTCTCCCATAGCCCCGGCCACCCGGGCAAACTTGGCCAGGTTGCTCAAACAGTTGAACTCCAGCACCGGGGCAAAAAGAAGCGCGTTGGATACGCCGTGGCTGACGTGGAATTTGCCGCCCAGCGGATAGGCCAGGGCGTGCACGGCTCCTACCCCGGCGTTGGCCAGGGACACCCCGGCAAAGAAGGAGCCAAGGGCCATCTTCTCCCTGGCTTCCAGGTCGCTCCCGTTGAACACCGCCGTCCTTAAACTGGCGGATATCAGCCGGATGGCCTCCAGGGCGTATATATCGGTCTGCGGAGTGGCTTTCAGGGCCGTATAGGATTCTACCGCGTGAACCAGCGCATCCACTCCGGTAGCCGCCGTTAAGCGGGGCGGACAGGATAGGGTCAGCTCGGGATCTACTATGGCCACCCTGGGCAGCAGGTGCCGGCTTACCACGCCTTTCTTGACCTGCTCTTCTTTAAAAGCAAAAATGGCATTCTGGGTAACTTCCGAACCGGTGCCGGCCGTGGTGGGAATGAAAATGGCAGGCACGCCCTTTTGGGGAATTAATTCTATGCCCACGTAGTCTTTTATGCTCCCGCCGTTCACGGCCAGGACGGAAGCTCCTTTGGTCACGTCCATCGGACTGCCGCCGCCCAGGGCCACCAGCAACTGGTAACCGCCTTCCCTTACCAGCCGGCCGGCCCGGTCAACCGTCTCCGTGCTGGGCTCTGCCTCAACTTCCGCAAAAACGTCTACTTTTGTTCCCACTTCCTCGATCATCCCGATGATTTTCTTGTCCAGTCCGGCCGCCTGCACCCCGGCGTCGGTAATTAAAAGAGCCCTGCTGGCGGCAAATCTTTTTACCTCCTGGCCCAGGTTGGCCAGGGCCCCCCTGCCAAGGTAAACTACTTCCGGCAGTCTGAACGGATACGCCATTTTATCTCCCTCCTTAATAGTCTTTTGTAAAACGGCCCGGCCGGCTACCCTTTTTCCACCAGCCAGTCCAGATCCAGCTCGTACAGCTTCGCCGCCAGGGGCCTGCCGGTGTCGCCGTCCCACCCCGCCATCTCGTAAAACAGCCTGACGGCTTCCTTGAATTTTTCCCGGTCAAGCCCGGGCTTGCCGTCCACCGGGCCGCCCTTAAGCGGCGCAAAAAACTTCTCCGGCAGGTAATCGTCGTTAATGGTCAACCCCTGACGGGCGTTGTACTCCTTGGCCATGGCCAGGTAGCGCTCTCCCGCCTTCAACAGCTCCCACCAGGAGGTCTTCCACCCGGTCACCGCCTCCACCAGCTCAAGCAGTTTGTCCAGCGGTGTCAGGCTCCTGGCCACAAAGCCGAAAACGCAGG
The window above is part of the Pelotomaculum thermopropionicum SI genome. Proteins encoded here:
- the EutG gene encoding alcohol dehydrogenase (class IV); this encodes MAYPFRLPEVVYLGRGALANLGQEVKRFAASRALLITDAGVQAAGLDKKIIGMIEEVGTKVDVFAEVEAEPSTETVDRAGRLVREGGYQLLVALGGGSPMDVTKGASVLAVNGGSIKDYVGIELIPQKGVPAIFIPTTAGTGSEVTQNAIFAFKEEQVKKGVVSRHLLPRVAIVDPELTLSCPPRLTAATGVDALVHAVESYTALKATPQTDIYALEAIRLISASLRTAVFNGSDLEAREKMALGSFFAGVSLANAGVGAVHALAYPLGGKFHVSHGVSNALLFAPVLEFNCLSNLAKFARVAGAMGEPVAGKSCREAAMLAVKAVRELVEDVGIPTRLRDVGVSEDDIEFLTLSAEKQTRLLSNNPRAMTRKDIERIYSSTL
- a CDS encoding hypothetical transporter (containing partial AraJ (COG2814), arabinose efflux permease and partial UhpC (COG2271), sugar phosphate permease); this encodes MASQLMVLYDKLEKSRLTANHIKVITAAILGDLLEFFDFFLIGYVLAFIIVPWKLNYGQTSAVLLSAGIGAMLGAAFFGAVADRVGRRPIFIATVLCFSIATGFMYWTPEGNWIYLTFFRFFVGFGLGGLYSVDLPLVQEFVPSRHRGRISGIITSCVPIGTMLGSVLAAFLSQIVGWRGLFLIGLIPALLTLLIRAWVPESPRWLVSRGRYKEAENAILWAIGEKRRFNEKVEAGADAAVKVEVHEIDPKARFTDLFKYPRSLLVSWITNLGQQVAYYGFTLWGPTILTLVLNIPAAQAAKLFISVTLCGFVGRLFWSFCSDWLGRRISGLLIGIGGCTFTILAGLNYNTFYGSVSMIWVFMIIAYFFVDGGFAIVGPYGSEVWPRHLRATGMGSAYGFGGLGKIIGPIALAFFAGSSNIVSPKATIDAIVPAFTFMGAFALLTGITYLFGIETRKKSIEEIDAILQEGKGVA
- a CDS encoding predicted metal-dependent hydrolase — its product is MIDMSKAKEPAKHEDITVVEFFGKKLHFLDIGREVSPEMPHYPGHMKTNLFWHLTHEECVMRLGDTPFEGYAVKGIVTCDHVSTHVDAVYHFNKYRPDLTVDKISLKDLITPAAWIDVSHVKPLTHITLADVKEALEKAKVTLKPGMTLLYYTGIDKKWNDPLTYVSQYPGLDREATEWILDQGIVNIGTDASSLDTPADKTYPNHTVHAERMVIHTENVANITKIPRHDNFYVAMFPLKFVGATGSPVRMFAIWE
- the FabG gene encoding dehydrogenases with different specificities (related to short-chain alcohol dehydrogenases) codes for the protein MSGITADLSGKVALVTGGGRGIGRAIAVALAGCGARVAVASRTLKEIEETRQIIAEKGGECLAIPADVTRVEAIYELVEKAYSWHNRLDILVNCAGINIAKFAVDVTEEDWDRVLDTNLKGTFFCCQAAGKKMIAGGGGRIINISSQMAHVGYYKRAAYCSSKGGVAQLTKVLAVEWAPHNVNVNCVAPTFLETPLTAPMFEDKDFYNDVIRRIPLGKIGKPEDVVGAVIYLASDAANMVTGSSILVDGGWVAW